In the genome of Deltaproteobacteria bacterium, the window CGCCACCCTGGGAAACGTTGAGCCGGACGACTGGTACTGGCACATGTTCGATACGGTCAAGGGTTCGGACTACCTGGGCGATCAGGACGCCATTGAGTATATGTGCCAGCTGGGGCCGGAGGTGGTTCTCGAGCTGGAGCACATGGGTCTGCCTTTTTCCCGGCTTCCGAACGGCCGCATCTACCAGCGCATGTTCGGCGGGCATACCTCGAACTTTGGAGAAAAGTCGGTCTGCCGGTCGTGCGCCGCGGCTGATCGGACCGGTCATGCCATGCTTCATACCCTGTACCAGCAGTGTCTCAAG includes:
- a CDS encoding FAD-binding protein, with translation MAEIIFHKHDIIIVGAGGAGLRAALEASKGAKTGVISEVFPTRSHTVSAQGGISATLGNVEPDDWYWHMFDTVKGSDYLGDQDAIEYMCQLGPEVVLELEHMGLPFSRLPNGRIYQRMFGGHTSNFGEKSVCRSCAAADRTGHAMLHTLYQQCLK